The following are from one region of the Treponema denticola genome:
- a CDS encoding DNA methyltransferase, which produces MTYDEFLRSKIAIARDSGFNIELSEINNILKPHQKDAVRWAIHGGCRAIFASFGLGKTVIQLEILRLILQKEGGKALIVTPLNIVDEFFNDAEKLLNNLPLQYVKNQEDIDNSTASILITNYERVRDGNINLNTFTACSLDEASVLRSYGSKTYQEFLPRFKDVKYKFVATATPSPNKYKELIHYAAFLGVMDSGQSLTRFFKRDSTKANKLTIYPHKEKEFWAWVSSWGLFITKPSDVNPSYSDEGYDLPDLKIIYHKVEADHSTAGSEDDGQIKMFRDAAMGLKEAAKEKHDSIPVRVNKTLEILKNNPDEHFILWHNLEAERYALQKAVPQAGFVFGSQDIEKNVEITRQFKNGALQYLATKPDISAQGGNMQYHCHKCIFVGIDYKFNDFIQAVHRIYRFQQNYPVEVHIIYTESEQAILKALEEKWEQHRHLVLQMTEIVKKYGLSSVNITEKLARTIGVERKVIEGKSFKAVLNDNCIEIPTVQDNSVDLIMTSIPFSNHYEYTPTYNDFGHNEDNDKFFEQMDFLTPHLLRVLKPGRVAAIHVKDRILFGNATGYGMPTLDPFSDMTVFHFMKHGFKYMGRIVITTDVVRENNQTYRLGWTEQCKDGSKMGVGCPEYILLFRKLPTDTTRAYADVPVKKTKEEYGRGQWQIDAHAYWRSSGNRLVSLEELKESPVSDMQKLYFMYSKQNIYDYNEHIKLAEELDKARKLPASFSVISVSSNSDYVWDDINRMHTLNSEQSRKELNMHICPLQIDTVERIIERYSNKGDVVYDPFAGLFTVPYIAVKKGRYGIGHELNEISFNDGIIYLKEADMEKNAPTLFDLDDFKIAN; this is translated from the coding sequence ATGACTTATGATGAGTTTTTAAGAAGTAAAATTGCAATAGCACGGGATAGCGGATTTAATATTGAATTATCCGAAATAAATAACATTTTAAAACCGCACCAAAAAGATGCCGTAAGATGGGCTATTCACGGAGGCTGCCGTGCAATATTTGCAAGTTTCGGACTTGGAAAAACAGTAATACAGCTTGAAATTTTACGGCTTATCTTGCAAAAAGAAGGCGGTAAGGCTTTAATTGTTACCCCCTTAAATATTGTAGATGAGTTTTTCAATGATGCAGAAAAACTATTAAATAATCTGCCTTTACAATATGTAAAAAATCAAGAAGACATTGATAATTCCACGGCTTCCATTTTAATAACAAATTATGAAAGAGTAAGAGACGGGAATATAAACCTCAATACATTTACGGCCTGTAGTTTAGACGAGGCCTCCGTATTGCGTTCTTACGGCTCGAAAACATATCAAGAGTTTTTGCCTAGGTTTAAAGATGTAAAATATAAGTTTGTTGCAACTGCAACGCCCTCCCCTAACAAATATAAAGAGCTTATCCACTATGCTGCCTTTTTAGGCGTAATGGATTCGGGACAAAGTCTCACACGTTTTTTCAAAAGGGATAGTACAAAGGCAAATAAACTTACCATATATCCGCATAAAGAAAAAGAGTTTTGGGCTTGGGTATCAAGCTGGGGATTATTTATCACAAAACCTTCAGATGTTAATCCTTCATATTCTGATGAAGGATATGACTTACCGGATTTAAAAATTATATATCATAAAGTAGAAGCAGATCACAGCACTGCCGGAAGTGAAGATGACGGCCAAATTAAAATGTTTAGAGATGCTGCTATGGGATTAAAAGAAGCGGCAAAAGAAAAGCATGATAGTATTCCGGTGCGTGTTAATAAAACACTCGAAATATTAAAAAACAATCCCGATGAGCATTTTATTCTTTGGCATAACTTAGAGGCTGAAAGATATGCTCTTCAAAAGGCCGTACCGCAAGCCGGTTTTGTATTCGGTTCACAGGATATAGAAAAAAATGTTGAAATTACAAGACAATTTAAAAACGGCGCATTGCAGTACCTTGCAACAAAACCCGATATATCGGCTCAAGGCGGAAACATGCAATACCATTGCCATAAGTGTATATTTGTCGGTATTGATTATAAATTCAATGATTTTATTCAAGCCGTTCACCGCATATACCGCTTCCAGCAGAATTACCCTGTTGAGGTTCATATAATTTATACCGAAAGCGAGCAGGCTATATTAAAAGCTCTGGAAGAAAAATGGGAGCAGCATAGACACCTTGTATTACAAATGACGGAGATTGTAAAAAAATATGGCCTATCATCTGTAAATATTACAGAAAAGTTAGCTCGTACAATCGGAGTTGAAAGAAAAGTTATAGAGGGTAAAAGTTTTAAGGCTGTATTAAACGATAACTGTATCGAAATACCAACAGTTCAAGATAATTCTGTAGACCTTATAATGACTTCAATTCCTTTTAGTAATCATTATGAATACACGCCGACATATAACGACTTCGGGCATAATGAAGATAACGATAAGTTTTTTGAACAGATGGATTTTTTAACACCGCATTTATTGCGAGTTTTAAAACCCGGTAGAGTTGCTGCTATACATGTTAAAGATAGGATTTTATTCGGCAATGCTACAGGATATGGTATGCCTACTTTAGATCCATTTAGCGATATGACTGTTTTTCACTTTATGAAACACGGATTTAAGTATATGGGGCGTATTGTAATTACTACCGATGTCGTTCGAGAAAATAATCAAACCTATAGACTCGGATGGACTGAACAATGTAAGGACGGTTCAAAAATGGGTGTCGGATGTCCTGAATATATTTTACTTTTTAGAAAACTTCCAACAGATACAACAAGAGCTTATGCCGATGTTCCGGTAAAAAAGACAAAAGAAGAATACGGCCGTGGGCAATGGCAGATAGATGCTCACGCATACTGGAGATCTAGCGGTAATAGACTTGTTTCACTAGAAGAACTAAAAGAATCCCCCGTATCCGATATGCAAAAACTATATTTTATGTATTCAAAACAAAACATATATGATTACAATGAGCATATCAAACTTGCAGAAGAATTGGATAAAGCAAGAAAACTCCCCGCTTCTTTTTCGGTAATAAGTGTATCATCAAATAGCGATTATGTGTGGGATGATATAAACCGTATGCACACCTTAAATAGCGAGCAGTCAAGAAAAGAACTTAATATGCACATTTGTCCCTTGCAAATAGATACGGTTGAAAGAATTATCGAACGTTACTCAAACAAAGGCGATGTAGTTTATGATCCATTTGCAGGGCTTTTTACAGTGCCTTATATCGCTGTTAAAAAAGGCAGATACGGCATTGGACATGAATTAAATGAAATATCTTTTAATGACGGTATTATCTACTTAAAAGAAGCAGATATGGAAAAGAACGCTCCGACATTATTTGATTTAGATGATTTTAAAATAGCGAATTAG
- a CDS encoding DUF4406 domain-containing protein: protein MKQIYLCGAITKNPNYKMDFENARKKLIEAGFVVISPVIFCKEDWSWNKCIRKCLEIIARNENLSIALIESEHESAGRDLELSIAQALGLEIKTVNEWVEARK, encoded by the coding sequence ATGAAACAAATTTATCTATGCGGAGCTATAACTAAAAATCCAAATTACAAAATGGATTTTGAAAATGCACGCAAAAAACTTATTGAAGCAGGGTTCGTCGTAATATCCCCAGTGATATTTTGCAAAGAAGACTGGAGTTGGAATAAATGTATAAGAAAATGTCTTGAAATTATTGCAAGAAATGAAAACTTATCAATCGCATTGATTGAAAGTGAACATGAGTCTGCAGGTCGAGATTTAGAGCTATCAATAGCTCAAGCTCTAGGACTTGAAATAAAGACTGTTAATGAATGGGTGGAAGCAAGAAAATGA
- a CDS encoding ATP-binding protein: MQVLKQGFENNNITIAKKTFDVEKIKQRFFRDKKVIKLTCPIHGLEYETLDEAENLCPLCLEEQENQEQQKWEVDRILDRIDGLPKRYIHAGFKNYKVTPQNETAYKAVISFAKEPKNKWLLLLGNNGTGKTHLAHAVLKVTGGIYRDFDDIATDLLDAQAGFGEGQNAVLNKYSSCPMLVVDEVDKVKKTEGRIGWLNIILRRRYNEMLPVILCGNIDLETLCKHIDLNEGKAMRDRIEEVGEVVLFNWESSRPEMRSV; encoded by the coding sequence ATGCAAGTATTAAAACAAGGTTTTGAAAATAACAACATAACCATTGCCAAAAAAACTTTTGATGTTGAAAAAATAAAGCAACGCTTTTTCAGAGACAAAAAAGTGATAAAGCTAACCTGCCCTATTCATGGGCTAGAGTATGAAACTCTTGATGAGGCCGAAAACCTTTGCCCTCTTTGTCTTGAAGAGCAGGAAAATCAAGAGCAGCAAAAATGGGAGGTGGATCGGATTTTAGACAGAATTGACGGATTACCTAAGCGTTATATTCACGCAGGCTTTAAAAATTACAAGGTAACACCGCAAAATGAAACCGCTTATAAAGCCGTCATATCTTTTGCAAAAGAGCCTAAAAATAAATGGCTTTTGCTTTTAGGAAACAACGGCACCGGCAAAACGCATTTAGCTCATGCGGTGTTAAAAGTTACGGGCGGTATCTATCGTGATTTTGATGACATAGCGACGGATTTACTTGACGCTCAAGCCGGTTTTGGTGAAGGTCAAAACGCCGTACTTAACAAGTATTCTTCTTGCCCTATGCTGGTAGTAGACGAAGTTGACAAAGTGAAAAAAACGGAAGGTCGTATCGGATGGCTTAATATTATCTTACGCCGCCGATACAACGAGATGCTTCCGGTTATTCTTTGCGGTAATATCGACCTAGAAACATTATGCAAGCATATAGACCTTAACGAAGGTAAGGCTATGCGTGATAGAATTGAAGAAGTCGGAGAAGTAGTACTTTTTAACTGGGAAAGCTCTCGTCCCGAAATGCGGAGCGTGTGA
- a CDS encoding N-acetyltransferase, with amino-acid sequence MKKIDYWDLADSERLYYTSVNEAVEEILKNLQEEEKEIPSVLTLTGFTKMKPDVKNEAICVLNNFLESLDWTFSYYDDVYTEPTERMKKAAEKFVREVLKDYEVSNYVPVCTKEVNIKRWIKRHPDWDK; translated from the coding sequence ATGAAAAAGATTGATTATTGGGATTTAGCTGATAGCGAGCGGTTGTATTATACAAGCGTAAATGAAGCAGTTGAGGAAATTTTAAAAAACCTACAAGAAGAAGAAAAGGAAATACCAAGCGTCTTAACATTAACGGGTTTTACAAAAATGAAGCCTGATGTAAAAAATGAGGCTATTTGTGTTTTAAATAATTTTCTAGAGTCTTTGGATTGGACTTTTAGTTATTACGATGATGTTTATACAGAGCCCACAGAAAGGATGAAAAAAGCAGCAGAAAAGTTTGTAAGGGAAGTATTGAAAGATTATGAAGTTTCTAATTATGTACCTGTTTGTACAAAAGAAGTTAATATCAAACGATGGATTAAAAGGCATCCTGATTGGGATAAATAA
- a CDS encoding DNA cytosine methyltransferase: MTYLSVCSGIEAATVAWEPLGFKPVGFAEIEPFPCELLKQKYQNVRNYGDITQYENWNIEQFDILVGGTPCQSFSIAGKRGGTDDERGALMYAYLGIVEACRPRWIVWENVSGVLSSNSGYDFASFLAGLEECGYGWAYRVLDAQYFGVPQRRRRVFVVGHSDNRTDLVAKVLFEQEKPRTSFEASEGKTKEITGTLTTGFGARGFDCDTILNNQFAVESYTQSSFAQYKEGVGTLKASGGDFGGGSETIIKEGRNIRRLTPLECERLQGFPDNYTQIEWKGKPKDQCPDSHRYKAIGNSMAVPVMRWIGERIKRIKGVKKE, translated from the coding sequence ATGACCTATCTATCTGTATGCAGCGGTATTGAAGCAGCAACAGTCGCATGGGAGCCTTTAGGCTTTAAACCTGTAGGTTTTGCAGAAATAGAACCGTTCCCGTGCGAATTGTTAAAGCAAAAATACCAGAATGTAAGAAACTATGGAGATATTACTCAATATGAAAACTGGAACATCGAACAATTTGACATTCTGGTCGGGGGAACACCTTGCCAGTCTTTCTCGATTGCGGGAAAACGAGGAGGAACCGATGACGAGCGAGGCGCTCTCATGTATGCCTATTTGGGAATTGTGGAAGCATGTCGCCCCCGCTGGATTGTATGGGAAAACGTCTCCGGCGTTTTATCCTCGAACAGCGGATATGATTTTGCGAGCTTCCTTGCAGGGCTGGAAGAATGCGGGTATGGGTGGGCTTACAGGGTGCTTGACGCTCAATACTTCGGAGTACCCCAACGCCGCCGTAGAGTCTTCGTTGTCGGACATTCTGATAACAGGACAGACCTTGTCGCAAAAGTATTATTTGAGCAAGAAAAACCTAGAACTTCTTTTGAGGCGAGCGAAGGCAAGACAAAAGAAATTACCGGAACGCTTACAACAGGCTTTGGAGCAAGAGGCTTTGACTGCGATACAATCTTGAACAATCAATTTGCCGTTGAAAGCTATACACAATCCTCTTTTGCTCAATATAAAGAGGGCGTGGGGACTTTGAAAGCAAGCGGCGGAGACTTCGGCGGTGGAAGTGAAACGATAATTAAAGAAGGGAGAAACATCCGCCGTCTTACCCCGCTTGAATGTGAACGCTTACAGGGTTTTCCTGATAATTACACACAAATCGAATGGAAAGGTAAGCCTAAAGACCAATGTCCCGACAGTCATCGTTATAAAGCAATCGGCAACAGTATGGCCGTGCCGGTAATGCGGTGGATTGGAGAAAGGATTAAAAGGATAAAGGGAGTAAAAAAAGAATGA
- a CDS encoding DUF5131 family protein, protein MPLNKSTGNMYKFITHTWNTIKGECPHGCSYCYMKRWGKQPPLHFDETELKTDLGKGNFIFVGSSCDMFAENIPFDCVHKTLEHCKKHPENEYLLQTKNPARLAMFFQMLNEYFSLCTTLETNRTYRTIMNVSPSILDRVLSFTKIPAERKYITIEPIMDFDLPEFITMIKHCNPRQVNIGADSNSNRNKLPEPPKEKILELIAELETFTKVVQKKNLKRLLK, encoded by the coding sequence ATGCCATTAAATAAATCAACCGGAAATATGTACAAATTTATTACGCATACGTGGAACACAATTAAGGGTGAATGCCCGCACGGATGCAGTTACTGTTATATGAAGCGGTGGGGTAAACAGCCGCCGTTACACTTTGATGAAACGGAATTAAAAACCGATTTAGGAAAAGGAAACTTTATTTTTGTCGGTTCTTCTTGCGATATGTTTGCTGAAAATATCCCCTTTGATTGTGTGCATAAAACACTGGAACATTGCAAAAAGCATCCTGAAAACGAGTATCTATTACAAACTAAAAATCCCGCTAGGCTTGCAATGTTTTTCCAAATGCTGAATGAATATTTTTCTTTGTGTACTACCTTAGAAACAAATAGAACGTATAGGACAATAATGAACGTCAGCCCTTCAATTCTCGATAGAGTGTTAAGTTTTACAAAAATACCAGCAGAACGTAAATATATTACTATTGAGCCTATTATGGATTTTGATTTACCAGAATTTATCACAATGATAAAACATTGCAATCCTAGACAAGTAAACATTGGGGCAGACTCAAACTCAAACCGTAACAAGTTGCCTGAGCCGCCGAAAGAAAAAATCCTAGAGCTTATTGCAGAACTTGAAACTTTCACAAAAGTAGTACAAAAGAAAAATCTGAAAAGATTATTGAAATAA
- a CDS encoding phage antirepressor KilAC domain-containing protein has product MELFENEKIEKQESTMTVKEVSEILGVTERTVQRHLKSVRDSLDNIVEVQNGIKSLITEKEVTLIKKKIELSGRNDVVNPITLPKTNLEKQLLIRQAMQLQNEMIAELEAENKQLKIENEQQKPKVEYFDILINRGNSTNIRNTAKELKIPERQFIKMLQLDGFLYRDKHNQLCPYSEYIQKGYFEVKEWQQGEKTGTQTLITVEGKQFFINKYQKAA; this is encoded by the coding sequence TTGGAACTTTTTGAAAACGAAAAAATTGAGAAACAAGAAAGCACAATGACAGTTAAAGAAGTGTCAGAGATTTTAGGGGTAACGGAAAGAACGGTACAAAGGCATTTAAAATCTGTTAGAGATAGCCTCGACAACATTGTCGAGGTACAAAACGGTATAAAATCCTTAATAACTGAAAAGGAAGTAACTCTCATTAAAAAGAAAATAGAATTAAGTGGGCGGAATGATGTTGTAAATCCTATTACACTTCCTAAAACTAATTTAGAAAAGCAACTTTTAATCCGGCAAGCAATGCAATTGCAAAATGAAATGATAGCAGAGCTTGAAGCGGAAAACAAACAGCTCAAAATTGAGAATGAACAGCAAAAGCCGAAAGTAGAATACTTTGATATCCTTATAAATCGAGGCAACTCTACAAATATTCGCAACACAGCAAAAGAACTAAAAATACCTGAAAGGCAATTTATCAAAATGTTACAGCTTGACGGCTTTTTATATAGGGATAAACACAATCAACTATGTCCATATTCCGAGTATATCCAAAAAGGATATTTTGAGGTTAAAGAATGGCAGCAGGGAGAAAAAACAGGCACACAAACACTGATTACTGTCGAAGGTAAGCAGTTTTTTATAAATAAATATCAAAAGGCAGCATAG
- a CDS encoding HNH endonuclease → MTIKETRLYVFNRDKWHCVVCGKKIDWSTGQMAHRIPKTKQNIKTYGLKIIDHPFNLKTTCCLRCNSAVLINNRPIEKEQLVEAIKRDGRY, encoded by the coding sequence ATGACAATAAAAGAAACAAGGCTTTATGTTTTTAACCGTGATAAATGGCATTGTGTAGTCTGCGGTAAAAAAATAGACTGGAGTACCGGACAAATGGCTCATCGAATACCCAAAACAAAACAAAATATTAAAACTTACGGCCTTAAAATAATAGATCATCCATTCAACCTAAAAACTACCTGTTGTTTGCGTTGTAATTCGGCAGTATTGATAAATAATCGGCCTATCGAAAAAGAGCAGTTAGTTGAAGCAATAAAAAGAGATGGAAGGTATTAA
- a CDS encoding DUF1064 domain-containing protein: MYYKKNKYNISSKERRTIDGITFDSLAEMKRYLELKQLEKIGDIACLELQPRFLLVPKTEKGGRAVYYYADFKYIKNGKIMYEDVKGVQTDVYKLKKKLLMWIYPDICFYENKV, translated from the coding sequence ATGTATTACAAGAAAAATAAGTACAACATATCGAGTAAAGAACGCCGGACAATAGACGGCATAACATTTGACAGTCTGGCCGAAATGAAGCGATACCTTGAATTAAAACAGCTTGAAAAGATAGGCGACATAGCCTGTCTTGAGTTGCAACCCAGATTTTTACTTGTACCAAAAACAGAAAAAGGCGGTCGAGCAGTTTATTATTATGCCGATTTTAAGTATATCAAAAACGGAAAAATCATGTATGAAGATGTAAAAGGCGTACAGACTGATGTATATAAACTAAAGAAGAAACTTTTAATGTGGATTTATCCTGATATTTGTTTTTATGAGAATAAAGTATAA
- a CDS encoding HigA family addiction module antitoxin has translation MSFEKEALKPVHAGEILLKDFMKPNNITAYRLSKIIRLSQTHIGRIIKRKRPITLDTALRLARVFSISPEFWLNIQNKYDLDNLSDEIKKEIEKIQPIKKESKKNANKSFKC, from the coding sequence ATGAGTTTTGAGAAAGAAGCATTAAAACCTGTACATGCAGGTGAAATTCTGTTAAAAGATTTTATGAAGCCGAATAACATTACAGCTTATCGGCTTTCAAAAATTATAAGACTTTCACAAACACATATAGGCCGAATTATCAAGAGAAAAAGGCCTATTACTTTAGATACGGCATTAAGGCTTGCTAGAGTGTTTAGCATCAGTCCAGAGTTCTGGCTTAATATTCAAAACAAATACGATCTTGACAATTTGAGCGATGAAATAAAAAAGGAGATAGAAAAAATACAACCTATAAAAAAGGAGAGTAAAAAAAATGCAAATAAAAGTTTTAAGTGTTAA
- a CDS encoding ASCH domain-containing protein, with amino-acid sequence MQIKVLSVKNPYAYLIIQGGKDVENRTWTTDYRGRIYIHVSGDTLPFITQDENPPKFIDVKDNEKILNEYGDYAEKLEDWYYNLLDAYVEAGIPEGTRSESEMLQRICDYQDKWLLKSQSIIGYVDLVDIVKDSSSPWSIDGQYHWILKNPTLLKNPIRQVKGRLGLWNYNLLE; translated from the coding sequence ATGCAAATAAAAGTTTTAAGTGTTAAAAATCCGTATGCATATTTGATAATTCAAGGCGGAAAAGATGTTGAGAATAGAACTTGGACTACCGACTATCGAGGAAGAATATATATTCATGTAAGCGGAGATACACTACCATTTATTACTCAAGACGAAAATCCACCTAAATTTATAGATGTTAAAGACAACGAAAAGATATTAAATGAGTATGGCGATTATGCAGAAAAACTTGAAGACTGGTACTATAACTTATTAGATGCTTATGTTGAAGCTGGAATTCCTGAAGGTACACGGTCAGAATCAGAAATGTTACAAAGAATATGCGACTATCAAGATAAATGGCTTTTAAAAAGTCAATCAATAATCGGCTATGTTGATTTAGTCGATATTGTAAAAGACAGCTCTAGTCCGTGGTCTATAGACGGACAATACCACTGGATTTTAAAAAATCCTACACTTCTTAAAAATCCAATCAGGCAAGTAAAAGGTAGACTAGGCCTGTGGAATTATAACTTATTGGAATAA
- a CDS encoding phosphoadenosine phosphosulfate reductase domain-containing protein, with amino-acid sequence MKNLYSSIQYMADNVQSAIVLYSLGKDSTVMLDLFNKFMKGRYTPVFLYYCENLESKNKVIRYYEKRYNIKIEQYPHYETTYLLSREGKNIKRLTMADTFAALRAKYNIEYIALGWEACESLARACMLKTFDNGIDWKYKKLCPLHEWAKKDINNYIKQNRLILAPETYSGFRNIDIYKGLSLEWLKNNFPEDYQKWVTKYPMAQADFLRWQEYGK; translated from the coding sequence ATGAAAAACCTGTATTCATCAATACAGTACATGGCGGATAATGTTCAATCCGCCATTGTGCTTTATTCACTCGGTAAAGACTCAACAGTAATGCTGGACTTATTCAATAAGTTTATGAAAGGGCGATATACGCCTGTTTTTTTATATTACTGTGAAAATCTTGAGAGCAAGAATAAAGTTATCCGCTATTACGAAAAGCGGTATAATATAAAGATTGAGCAATATCCGCACTACGAAACAACTTATCTACTTTCAAGAGAAGGTAAAAACATCAAACGCCTTACAATGGCTGATACATTTGCGGCATTGAGAGCAAAGTACAATATTGAATACATAGCTTTAGGCTGGGAGGCTTGCGAGAGCCTGGCTAGAGCCTGTATGCTTAAAACTTTCGACAATGGTATAGACTGGAAGTATAAAAAACTCTGTCCTTTACACGAATGGGCAAAAAAAGACATCAATAATTATATAAAACAAAACCGCTTAATCCTCGCACCCGAAACATATTCAGGGTTTCGCAATATAGATATATACAAAGGCTTATCTCTTGAATGGTTAAAAAATAACTTTCCTGAAGATTATCAAAAATGGGTAACAAAATACCCAATGGCTCAAGCCGATTTTTTGAGGTGGCAAGAATATGGAAAATAA
- a CDS encoding ParB N-terminal domain-containing protein, with protein MENNKFEVYQMQTVKRSSIHEAPYNPRKISDEARKKLKKGLKTYGLVQPIVVNRLTMNVVGGHQKLSIMDEEYKYPKNDYSLQVSMINVDEETEVKINIFLNNPAAQGEWDNELLQEIKLAYPDIDFQKDLAFDMLDMQYIFAGSSLFDDDNNLFDTNPEQNDIVDMVEQAKKADRLKEARQAERDMRKAENRSDNDYQAKYDDYTLTLVFENNAAKQDFCRRAHIETKEKFVKSSILYDVADGKINMRGQA; from the coding sequence ATGGAAAATAACAAGTTTGAAGTATATCAAATGCAAACGGTAAAACGCAGTAGTATACACGAAGCACCCTATAATCCTAGAAAAATATCTGATGAAGCTCGTAAAAAGCTAAAAAAAGGCTTAAAGACTTACGGACTTGTACAGCCGATAGTTGTAAACCGCTTAACAATGAATGTTGTGGGCGGTCATCAAAAACTATCAATCATGGACGAAGAATATAAATATCCTAAAAATGATTATTCTTTGCAAGTATCAATGATAAATGTTGACGAGGAAACAGAAGTAAAAATCAACATCTTCTTGAATAATCCTGCGGCTCAAGGTGAATGGGATAACGAGTTATTACAAGAAATTAAACTAGCCTATCCTGATATAGATTTTCAAAAAGACTTAGCTTTTGATATGCTTGATATGCAATATATTTTTGCAGGTTCAAGCCTTTTTGATGATGATAATAACTTATTTGACACCAACCCCGAACAAAACGATATAGTCGATATGGTAGAGCAGGCAAAAAAAGCAGATCGCCTTAAAGAAGCACGACAGGCAGAAAGAGATATGCGAAAAGCCGAAAACCGAAGCGATAATGATTATCAGGCAAAGTACGACGATTACACCTTAACTCTTGTATTTGAAAACAACGCAGCAAAACAAGATTTTTGCAGACGGGCTCACATTGAAACAAAAGAAAAGTTTGTAAAATCTTCAATCCTTTATGATGTAGCAGACGGTAAAATAAACATGAGAGGTCAAGCATAA